The Pseudomonadota bacterium sequence CATGGGAATGCGCGTCGGGTCCTTCGACAAAAGTGATGGCAACATCGGCTCGCCGATTGTTACCTGCCCCGATGCTCCGGAGGCGACCGCCTCCCACACGAGCCTCGGGCCCGCGGCGACCACGGAGATCATCATTCCCTGGACGGCGCCGGCCACCGACGTCGGGTCGATCGAACTGCGCTCGATTGTGCTCAGCGGCGCACGCGGATCCCGGGGTGGTCAGGAATTCTTTTTCCCCGCAGTTTTAACGCTTACAGCCGGCCCGCCCGACGTGGTTTTTGGCGATGGCTTTGAGCTGTAATCAGCCTATGAAGACGGACAGCAACTTTTGAGTTTTTCGCTCACCGACCAGACCGCACTGATCACGGGCGCCAGTTCCGGCATCGGGCGCGGGATTGCCCTGGCGATGGCGTCCGCGGGCGCAGCGGTAGCCGTCAACTATCCAGCCCCCGCGCAGCAGGCAAACGCTCAAGCTGTCTGCGATGAGATTGACGCCTTGGGTGGCCGGGCACGCGCCTTCGAAGGCGACGTCAGCGATGAACCCGCGGTCGCTCGAATGGTGGACGAGGTTTCGGCCGAGCTAGGCGATATCGATATCCTGGTGAACAACGCAGGCATCGCCAACGCTGCGCCGGTGCACAAGATGCCGACGGAGCAGTGGGATCAGCTGATTGCGATTCATCTGCGAGGCGTTTTTCTGGTCACCCGAAAAGTGCTGCCCGGTATGTATAAGCGCGGTCGAGGCCGGATCATCAGCACCGCCTCGCAGCTTGCCTACAAAGGTGCCGCCGGCTTCGCCCACTACACGGCCGCCAAGGGCGCGATCATCGGGTTTACGCGGTCTCTTGCGCTGGAGCTCGCCGATAGCGGCATCACCGCCAACTGCGTTGCGCCCGGCGCCACCAACACGCCTATGCTGGCTGACGTGCCGCCGGCCATCATGGAGCAGGTCCGGCAAGCCATCCCGGTTAAGCGGATCGCCGAGGTGGACGACATTACGCCGAGCTATGTCTTTCTAGCCTCCGAAGCGGGGCGTCACTACCAGGGCCAGTGTCTCAGCCCAAACGGCGGGGACACCTTTCTATAGCAGCCCCGCGGCGCTAGAGCGCTGCCAGCAACCCACCACCCGTCAGCTTGCGCATTCTCCGGCGTCGCCGGATACTGGCGCAATTGTTCAACCGCAAGGATTCCGACTCCCATGCTGCTGAGAATCTGTTTACTGAGCTTAGCCCTGCTGGGCGTGAGTGAGGCCGAAACGTCGACAGAAAAAGGCGCGCTGCTCGCCCTGCTGGCGAAGCACCCTGCCGGGCAGCCAGTGTCCGAAGCGGCGGCCGCCCAGATCGATGCGGCAGC is a genomic window containing:
- a CDS encoding reeler domain-containing protein: MYARSLSAAAAVLLLALPAQRPAAFASGPGTCVAEGSAITGMGSRTRNLPGAGPFQVMFDMGGTTYVPGQTHMISVFATDVSEFNGFLVYGETTMGMRVGSFDKSDGNIGSPIVTCPDAPEATASHTSLGPAATTEIIIPWTAPATDVGSIELRSIVLSGARGSRGGQEFFFPAVLTLTAGPPDVVFGDGFEL
- a CDS encoding SDR family NAD(P)-dependent oxidoreductase; translation: MSFSLTDQTALITGASSGIGRGIALAMASAGAAVAVNYPAPAQQANAQAVCDEIDALGGRARAFEGDVSDEPAVARMVDEVSAELGDIDILVNNAGIANAAPVHKMPTEQWDQLIAIHLRGVFLVTRKVLPGMYKRGRGRIISTASQLAYKGAAGFAHYTAAKGAIIGFTRSLALELADSGITANCVAPGATNTPMLADVPPAIMEQVRQAIPVKRIAEVDDITPSYVFLASEAGRHYQGQCLSPNGGDTFL